From one Triticum aestivum cultivar Chinese Spring chromosome 4B, IWGSC CS RefSeq v2.1, whole genome shotgun sequence genomic stretch:
- the LOC123091274 gene encoding cleavage stimulating factor 64: MAAAPAGPQNRCVFVGNIPYDATEEQLVQICEEVGPVVSFRLVVDKETGKPKGYGFCEYKDEETALSARRNLQGHDVNGRQLRVDFAENGRNTDRNREKGRGGPGMSSTVDAQKQLTTTPAVGDTSLHQLIGLPPAIHAASVMAGVLGGAQTANVQNGLPVQFGLGNDPLTHYLARMSRHQLYQIMSELKTLTTQNNDLAKKLLQGIPQLPKALFQAQIMLGLVTPQMMQMAKSQQPSSSLAQSSHLNESFPQPDAVLPIVHRPPPNPNAMQEQTAPLHNFPQYQHSSQPPVKMFPHGHQPGVLAHPPMLSQPFGTSSSVPTQPLVNSGGLTSQVQPSFLTQHPRPPVMPTNVQQLPLTNPHLSQVAAEPEILPNEIRLPDRASHQAELDHPSKLRKLEDGTSTPGIVNNSPAVYSAPSQVVVPSGPSGSYSSGAVHFQQPENEAPQLTQDDESALLQQVLQLTPEQLSSLPVEQQQQVIQLQKMLSAGK, encoded by the exons ATGGCGGCCGCCCCCGCGGGCCCCCAGAACCGCTGCGTCTTCG TTGGGAACATTCCGTACGATGCGACGGAGGAGCAGCTTGTGCAGATATGCGAGGAAGTCGGGCCCGTGGTCTCCTTCAG ACTGGTTGTTGATAAGGAAACCGGAAAGCCGAAAGGTTATGGATTTTGTGAATACAAGGATGAAGAGACAGCTCTAAGTGCACGCCGGAACCTTCAGGGTCATGATGTTAATGGTCGTCAGTTACGTGTTGATTTTGCTGAAAATGGGAGGAACACTGACAGAAATAGAGAAAAG GGTCGTGGAGGACCAGGAATGTCATCTACTGTTG ATGCTCAGAAACAATTAACCACAACTCCCGCTGTAGGGGACACCAGCCTTCATCAGCTTATTGGTCTTCCACCGGCAATACACGCTGCATCTGTGATGGCTGGCGTTCTTGGGGGAGCTCAAACTGCAAATGTACAAAATGGTTTACCTGTCCAATTTGGGCTTGGAAACGACCCTCTTACCCATTACTTGGCCAGGATGTCAAGGCATCAGTTGTATCAAATCATGTCTGAGTTGAAG ACCCTAACTACTCAAAATAACGACCTTGCCAAAAAACTGCTGCAAGGAATTCCACAGCTTCCAAAGGCCCTATTTCAG GCACAGATAATGCTCGGGCTGGTGACACCTCAGATG ATGCAGATGGCTAAGAGCCAACAGCCCTCTAGCTCGTTGGCACAATCTTCTCACCTCAATGAATCATTTCCGCAGCCAGATGCTGTGCTACCAATTGTTCATAGACCTCCACCAAACCCTAATGCCATGCAGGAACAAACTGCACCGCTGCATAACTTTCCTCAGTATCAGCATTCATCTCAGCCTCCAGTCAAAATGTTTCCGCATGGACATCAGCCTGGGGTGCTGGCACACCCTCCAATGCTATCTCAGCCCTTCGGCACCTCTTCCAGTGTTCCTACTCAACCCCTTGTAAACTCAGGAGGCTTGACATCACAAGTTCAGCCTTCATTTTTGACACAGCACCCTAGACCACCAGTTATGCCAACTAATGTACAGCAACTACCCTTGACCAATCCTCATCTCTCCCAG GTTGCTGCTGAACCTGAGATACTCCCCAATGAGATAAGATTGCCTGATCGAGCTAGTCATCAGGCAGAGTTAGACCATCCCTCGAAATTGAGAAAATTGGAGGATGGAACATCAACGCCAGGAATTGTAAACAATAGTCCTGCTGTTTATTCTGCTCCATCGCAGGTAGTGGTCCCTAGTGGACCATCAGGGAGCTATAGTTCTGGTGCTGTTCACTTCCAGCAACCAGAGAATGAAGCGCCTCAG CTCACACAGGACGATGAGTCAGCCCTTCTGCAGCAAGTCTTACAACTGACACCTGAGCAGCTGAGTTCATTGCcagtggagcagcagcagcaggtgatACAGCTTCAGAAGATGCTATCAGCTGGTAAATAG